A section of the Rattus norvegicus strain BN/NHsdMcwi chromosome 15, GRCr8, whole genome shotgun sequence genome encodes:
- the Mtmr9 gene encoding myotubularin-related protein 9 → MEFAELIKTPRVDNVVLHRPFYPAVEGTLCLTGHHLILSSRQDNTEELWLLHSNIDAIDKRFVGSLGTIIIKCKDFRIIQLDIPGMEECLNIASSIEALSTLDSVTLMYPFFYRPMFEVIEDGWHSFLPEQEFEFYSSATSEWRLSYVNKEFSICPTYPPTVIVPKSIDDEALRKVAAFRHGGRFPVLSYYHKKNGMVIMRSGQPLTGTNGRRCKEDEKLINATLRAGKRGYLIDTRSLNVAQQARAKGGGFEQEAHYPQWRRIHKSIERYHVLQESLIKLVEACNEQTHSMDRWLGKLEASNWLTHIKEILTTACLAAQCIDREGASVLIHGTEGTDSTLQVTSLAQIILEPRSRTIRGFEALIEREWLQAGHPFQQRCAQSAYCSSKQKWEAPVFLLFLDCVWQILRQFPCSFEFNEHFLIMLFEHAYASQFGTFLGNSENERCKLKLQQKTMSLWSWVNRPSELSKFTNPLFEANNLVIWPSVAPQSLQLWEGIFLRWSRSSKYLDEAYEEMVNIIEYNKELQAKVNVLRRQLAELETEDGLRESP, encoded by the exons ATGGAGTTTGCGGAGCTGATTAAGACCCCGCGGGTGGACAATGTGGTGCTGCACCGGCCTTTCTACCCCGCTGTGGAAGGGACCCTATGTCTGACGGGCCACCACCTGATCCTGTCTTCCCGGCAGGACAACACTGAGGAGCTCTGGCTCCTCCATTCAAATATCGACGCCATTGACAAACG atttGTGGGCTCTCTGGGTACTATTATCATAAAATGTAAAGATTTCCGAATAATTCAGTTGGATATTCctggaatggaggagtgtttaaATATAGCCAGTTCCATCGAG GCATTGTCCACTCTGGACTCGGTCACCCTGATGTACCCTTTCTTCTACCGACCCATGTTTGAAGTGATTGAAGATGGCTggcattccttccttcctgagcAAGAATTTGAGTTCTACTCTTCTGCT ACCAGTGAATGGAGACTGAGCTATGTCAATAAGGAATTTTCCATCTGCCCTACCTACCCACCAACTGTCATTGTGCCCAAGTCCATCGATGATGAAGCACTTCGGAAAGTAGCAGCCTTCCGACATGGGGGGCGCTTCCCAGTCCTGAGCTATTACCATAAAAAGAATGGCATG GTAATTATGCGAAGTGGTCAGCCCCTGACTGGCACAAATGGGCGGAGGTGCAAGGAAGATGAGAAGCTGATAAACGCCACCCTCAGGGCAGGAAAGCGTGGCTACCTTATTGACACCAGATCCCTAAATGTGGCCCAGCAAGCTAGAGCCAAAGGAGGTGGCTTTGAACAGGAGGCTCATTATCCCCAGTGGAGGCGGATTCACAAGTCCATTGAGAG ATACCATGTTCTTCAGGAGAGCCTAATCAAACTTGTGGAAGCATGCAATGAACAAACACACAGCATGGACCGATGGCTCGGCAAGCTGGAGGCCTCCAACTGGCTGACACACATCAAGGAGATCCTGACCACCGCCTGCCTGGCCGCCCAGTGCATTGACAG GGAAGGTGCATCAGTGTTGATCCATGGGACAGAAGGAACTGATTCCACACTGCAAGTGACTTCTCTGGCCCAGATCATCCTGGAACCGAGAAGCAGAACCATCCGAGGCTTTGAAGCCCTGATAGAGCGAGAGTGGCTGCAG GCTGGTCACCCGTTCCAGCAGCGCTGTGCACAGTCAGCCTATTGCAGCAGCAAGCAGAAGTGGGAGGCCCCCGTGTTTCTTCTCTTCCTGGACTGTGTGTGGCAGATCCTGCGGCAGTTCCCCTGCTCCTTTGAGTTTAATGAGCATTTTCTCATCATGCTCTTTGAGCATGCTTATGCCTCACAGTTCGGGACGTTCCTGGGCAACAGTGAAAACGAGAG GTGTAAGCTGAAGCTACAGCAGAAAACAATGTCTTTGTGGTCATGGGTTAATCGGCCCAGTGAACTGAGTAAATTCACCAATCCGCTTTTTGAAGCCAACAACCTGGTCATCTGGCCTTCTGTAGCTCCACAGAGTCTCCAGCTGTGGGAAG GAATCTTCCTGCGCTGGAGCAGATCCTCTAAGTATCTGGATGAAGCCTATGAGGAAATGGTTAACATCATTGAATATAACAAGGAGTTACAAGCCAAGGTCAATGTCCTGAGAAGGCAGTTGGCTGAATTGGAAACAGAGGATGGGCTACGAGAGAGTCCCTGA